Genomic DNA from Vigna radiata var. radiata cultivar VC1973A unplaced genomic scaffold, Vradiata_ver6 scaffold_379, whole genome shotgun sequence:
AGGCAGTTCGGACTTCCACCAACAAGATAAATTGAAATCACTCCTGAAGAATATGCTCAAACACCacacaacatatttataaaGGTCATGCATGAAGGCAGCACAAGCCAAAGTGGATAAGCTAATTCTATAGACAACATTGTTGGACATCGGAAGTCTTATCAGACAATATAGTTCATTTGACAACTGACAGAATCAAGAACAAAGTAGATTTTTggcaatttttcttttatcatgaaaggaaaaagcaaatttaaaaaacacaatGGTGTTTTTGTTAACGTAACAAGTTTGTCAGAAAAAAAAGTCAgatcttgatttttatttaaaaaaaaaaaaaaaaagtctatcaCGTAGTgacaaatttattaatgatcatttcataaaaataaactatgaaGACACGCATCAGAATAGACTTGTTAAACCCATTTCAATATGCCACAATACCTCTTCAGATGTCTTGACAATTGAAACGTCTTGAGAAAGTGGAAAGCGTCTCCAGATAATTCTTGGAATTAAAAGCCCAGTAAGTGCACAGGGTACAAACATCAGGAAAGCCAGGTATGGATTAGCAAACCTGAGTTTTATCAATATAGTCAACACATGATTACAGAAAAtgtattaagattttaaatttacacCTAAGATACTTTAATGACCACAAAAAAGCCacttcaaaatcttcacattTGACTGGGCGAATATTAAATTGAAGCTCCATCATACTTTCTTCTCTCAATCTCATTTggttaattaaaaacaattctgGCACTAACTGCACGAAACCAAAAGTTACACTACAAAAAATCTATCACTAACTACAAGAATCCAAAAGCTAACTTTAAATGAACGTACCAATTCATTGTCTGAGAAGACAACAATAATCTCAGGATAGAAAACACAACAGGAACAACAACTGCCAATATAATTCCAACTGTGTGGATAAAAATACCTGCACAtccaataaattataaaatgttattcaaaGTGTCAacgaataatatttaaattcttcTACAATAACCCAGGAAAAAATACTTACAGAATATTGAGGCAAAAATTTAAAGGGATTAACAAGGAGACCAATTAGAAATATCatatcaaaaaattaaatgacagTAACCAGACAATAATCTACCTTTTATAAAATCACACAAGGCTGCTGACCAAGAATGTGATCTACCAATTGTGAAGGGAAAAACAAGGAAGAAGATAGGAATACTATGAAGAATTTTAGCCACTCTTCTGGaataaaatatctgaaaatccACAATTGAAGTATAAGACAACAAAATAGCAAGATGAGCCAATTCTCAAGATTATATTGCTTTGATTATCAAAAGGAGTATCGGATCATTAGAAAAAGCAGGATTCTGCCAACATTAGTGCATACCATAAACAATGAGAAATAATCAAAGAATACAGCCCGCTCATCATTGAATGTGCTTGCGGTAACTTCACTGTAATTTGTCTGATAGGTGTTCTGTAGCTTAGAAGAATTAGTAAATGTCTTGATTATGCTAAACAAATTTTCTCCACGTGCTTGGATGCTTCCAGGCCTGAGAAAGAGTTATACTTACACACTTTTgcaagataaaattataaaaattcaatcaaatatCTTGTACCAAATCAAGTATGTAAGATACATACATCAGTCTCTCTACTGTATCAGATGAGGTATGGTAAAAGTATCCACCAAGGAGAAATATAATGTCAAGCCCAGGAATATTCCCATAGTCTTGGGAAAATATCCGGTAATCAGTATCTCCAGGAATAACAGGGAAAACATCCTGTATGTTGAAATGGAAAATTCATGTTTGAATTAGGAAATGCAAAAATTTATGGCCAACCAGCACCATAGAGTATTAAAGATATAGGAAGGTTAGAAGAGAAACATAACCTCAGCTGCACTATTAGCCATAGGGTATATTGCTGCTTCTGCGTAGACATTAGAAGGCCAAGAACTTGGTCCAGATTGGCAAACTAAATCTGTTAAGTTTAGCAACATTATTCAGTGAAAATGTAATGTATGGCACACATCATAAGTTGATGGAGAGAGACGCTGAAGATTGGCTCATTATCCAACTACTAGTAATAATAGAACTTTTGCATGACACTTACCAGGCCCTCCAGTTCCTGATGCCTCCACATTTATAAAAGCTCCTATTGTGTCACGCCATTTATGTGTCTTCATGAACCCATGTGAACCCTTAAGCATTAGAAGTAAACAACACAACATTAGCTCATTATGGTAAAATTCACACATGAATAAATCATTATCCTGCATAGACAAACTTCCTACCAACATAAAAAGTTCCTCAGCAccattaaaaaggaaaataactgGGCGGTGGGGAACCCAACCAGAGTCGACTATTAGTCTTGCAATTTCCAGCATAGATGCTGAAAAGGGAGGCAATAAGATAAACAATACAATTTAGAATGCTCAAGGTAATGTACAGATTTCCCAAATATAATCTCTCTTAAATTCAATGATGACTTCAAATGTAGCTACTACTCACCAACACATGAACCACAGTCACCAGCACCAGGGGAACCAAGGGGACTATCAAAATGTCCATTCACTAAAACTGATGGATCAGTCTCTTTCGAAACCATAGATGATATCCTgcagtaaaataaaaaaaaaatgcagtcAATATTCCTTAAACTCAGACATCTGTATTATGGGAAAACTAACCTTGTGCAGGATCATTTCCGACAATGTTCACCGAACGATTGACGAAACAGAAAATGTAGAAGGGatcaaagatgaaaaaaattccAATTTACCTTGATTGACATGACAATCAAGAGAAATTGATGACTAGAGAAAGACCCGTCACTTTGAATTGGAAACTCAAAGATAATGACCAATACATCCAATTAAGAACTTAGTGAGAATTTAATCCAGGAAGATTGAAGTTTGTTCGTCTCTAGTCCCTTCCacaagtttttgttttgtcaatCGTTTGGTGGAAATGATCCTATACAAGCTTAGTTCTTCATCATATgttaacatgataaaaaaaaaaactgataaaCTGATTTATTATTACGGAGAGGGTAAAAGATACAAGATCAATGAGACTCAATTAGCAGAAGACGATATACAAAGCTCAGTTACAAGTTAGTTGTAATTGTGTAGCAAAGCAGTTACACTAACCAACAGTCTAGATTAACAGAAGACTGTATGCCAAGCTAAGTTACAAGTTAGTGGTAATTGTGCAACAAAGCAGTTACACTAACCAACAGTCTAGATACGCTGCATTGATGTGATTTTGATCACGATCACTTTCAAAAAGAAAACCCATTGGACTAAAGGGAGAAAGAAACAACAAAGCCATGAAGGCTACAGGCTTTGATAACAGATTCAATTTGTTgttgaaacaacaaaaaattcttTCATCGGGTCTTTTCATGATTTGATGAGAAATAGTGGCTGGAGCAGCCACTGGAATCAAAGAGGTCTGAGCAGTTATTATCATGAAGGAGATGCCGAAGCAGTCAATGAAATTGAAGAAACATCACCATCAAAAATTCTGGCAAAAGTCATGAACAAGAATCATTGTGCTCTGGATACAGTAATAGAAAATTGATACACTGATTTATTACTTTGAAAGGGTAAAACATACAAGATGAGAAGAATCAGACTCTGTTATCAGAAGAATATATACAAAGCTCTAATACAAGTTAGTTGTAACTTTCTAACATAACAGTTACACAAACCAATAGTCTGAAGAATGCTACACTAACCAACGGTCTAACAAAACTACAACTACAACAGAAATAACAATTGTCTAATCAAAACAACTACACTGAGAGGCAACAAATGTTAAACAGTGTATTACATTCACATAACCTTCTTTGTTATATAATGTACATAAATATATGTAGTCACTTAAGGTACAATAATGATTCACTATAGTCTTGATTCTTGACACATCATGTTCAGTAATTAATCACTATATCCATGTTTCAGAGATCTTCAGATTGAACATAATCATCTACTAATACGGTTTCTGTAACCCTCTTCTTCAATGAACcttgttaatttatattaaaagagtCATATTAGTTCCTACCTTATGTTCACTCCAACTCTACAGTTTAAGAAATGGTATATCACTTTTCCAGGTCACGTAGTGCCTGCCAGGAGAAGTATCatttagaaaactaaaaaaataaagcaaacaGAAAGAGAGATTACATTAAAATGCCACTGTTAATTGCAAGAACAGTACATCAAGATTACCACCACCACATGTACTTCATTCAAATTTTCCATTCCATATACGAAgctctatttctttttcaatttaccCTCTGAACGTGTTTATCTTTGAAACTATTAGGCGTATGATTTTAATCTCcgttaattgtatgattgtcaCAATGTTAAGTTACTAGCAGGTGACCCCATTGATAGAACTGACTCAGATTGTAAAAAGTCTAATACATTTTTTCAATGCTTTTCCCCTTATTGGAAGCcctattatttaacaaaaatgaaCAAGGCCTAACTCAGTGCCAAAAGCTGAGTCAAGGGGAGGAGATAGCTCATGCCTAATAAGGAGTGTTCTTCCCGTAATCCTAGCTAATGTAGGACATGGACATGTTAACTCAAACCCATAACTACAGATCCCACAGAGCTGTGTATAGCGGCTGGCCCACTAAAAGCAGTGCATAGCACATAGCTGGATAACTgctattttgaaattttgaagtgCAATGCTATGGCAGTGCAAATAGAGATTCACTGCTATTGACAACTCTGATCACACCCCTACAACTGGATGTTCAGAACAGAAAATTTGCAACACTAAACATCAGTAGGAAATCCAACATTAAGACTAGAGAGGCCTAATaccataataaaaattacagaTTATAGCTCAACCCAAAAGCATAACTCAAGGGTGAGGATTACCCAATCCTGATAAGAAATATTCTAGCCATATTCCCAGTCAGTGCCAGGACATCTTAAGACttctaacttttaattataaggTACTTTTTTCTACTAAAAAACTACATTATGCCAAAAGGATTATGTAAGGCCACAAGAATCCCACTGAAGAAACCAAACTCTAGTTTAACAGTTTCAATGTTAACCAACATTCAGGTTAAACAAAGGgattattaaacattatttcCCATGTAGTTCACCCTTTAAAATAACCCTTTCAACTCTGTGTCACTTAATCCTCAACTTTGATTCAGGATTAATGCTATTTATAACACAAGCAGTGCATGTGATCTAAACACAATTCAAGAAGTATGATGTTCCTAATTATGACTTTCTTCGAAGAAGTTCACATCATTGCAGAGAACTGAGAACTGAAAATGAGGAAGGAGAGGACCAAATGTAAGAAGGGAAACAGATGACACAAAGACTTCTTTGAATTTTCTGGAGGAATATGTATAATTTCCacagaaaaagtaaaaactGGTGTTAGAAAAAACAGGGAAAGATTGCACTCAATTGTGGTACAAGTTAAAACCAATATCAGCACTACCGTAATTGTATAATAAACCACAACCAGAAAGAAAATGATTCAATAAACTGCCAAATGTGAATGAACTACTCTGCAATTTGCAAACTAGAATTATTAGCTATGATGGTTGTGCTAAGTGGCCTTAGACAATGATCAATAATCACTAATAGGATAATGTGTCCTAGTCATAGACTGATAATTTTAAGCCAGTTCAAAATCCATGCTCTCATGTCCTCCTAAATTTTATTGGTGATTGGAAACAATCGAAATAATTGCTTTCATGTTACTAAATCTAGCTTGCTGTGGTATGTGAAACATTTGCTTATGAGTTGCGGAACATCTTTCCTTATTCGTTTCCAATTATGTTGCAATTCTTGCACGGTTCTGGCCACTCCAGCATGTCCTTCTATTGTGGACATTTAATTGCATGCATTGATCTTGACAAGGCATCCACAGCTTTAATTTTTGTCCAGTTTATGCTCAATTCAGTAGTTAACTCCTAGCAGTTGTATAACTTTGTCGGTCAGTTTGGATAACAAAGTGGTGACCTATCAACTATAAGTTGAATTTAGATAGTGATTTGCAAGTGGCGATATTTTCTTAAGTGGACAACGGAAAAACTAGAGGCGTGTTAAGGGAAGTTTACCCTTAAAACAAggaaattcaaatatgaaatgTTAAAACTGCTTGAAATTTGAAGCATAAGGGATAACTATAGCACAATAATACCATTCATATATCCCACCCAATACACATCTGAATCCAATGCAAATGACCATATTGATTTGCCAATGTACCtcataataatattagtatGATTTCTGTATCCAAGGGCTATGTTGTGTCCCAAAAACAACATATTGAAGGAACCACTTACAGTAGTCTCCTCAATCTCAATTCTGCGAGTAAAAAGTTGGAAACCAAATCAGAGTTCAAGAAAttgaaagatagaaagaaagaaagaaagaaagaaacatacattaaaagcgtgtattaaataaaacaaataagtgGGCCAAcaaggaaaaatagaaaaagaattgtaacaaataataataaaataattataaaaagtactATTGCAACCTGACATTGGAGCTAGCTCGCTCCTTTAGTACTTCCAACTGACCCTTAATATATTCTGCTGCCTTTTTTAAACCAGGACGCCCTTCCTGTTAATAAATGCACCAAAAGTCAACATTCATAAAACCATTTTAGATTCGTAAGAAAAATGTTATCTTTTCTGTACAACAAAGCATTACAACTAAGACGATAAGTTTCATAGGGTGTCTACTGTGAAAAAATTTCCCACTCTTAAccaattagaattaaaaataatgtttgttatgagttttaaaatattttaatattctcaaaatataaatagtgATATAAATTACATCATACGAGTTACTGTACGAGTTGCAGCACTTATTAATTCATAACAGCAATGAAAAAGCGATGGATTCCACTTACTGGAAAGCGATTGCTATCTTGTCACACAATAAAGATCCCTAATTGTAAACAATATCATTAAGACGAAACAACGCTGATAAAGTTTCACATttccaaattataaaaaaaaaacggaaTTAAATTTGGCTCACTTGACGACCGTCGATCTCTTGGGACAACATTCGAACATGTTGTATAGTTCTTCCTTCAGAGAATCGATCGAGCGGCGCGTCGTTCCCGAGAGGATTCACGAACTTCAAGTGGACAACGGAGTAGGTCAGCGCCGACACCAGTCCGTACATGACCGCCAGAAGGAGCAATAATTTGATAGCGGAGACATCCTCGGAAGACCCGAACGCCATGCCAGACAGCGTTTCCTCAGAGGAACGAAAGAGATGGAAGGTGGACAGTTTCTGCTTTGTCTGCTTCTGTTCGTATGGgttcaattaaatttaacttaatgaATAACaatgatttatataaaattatccaaCGATGAAATGGTTTTGCTTTGGTTCAGTGTCCGCGTGACATAAATCGCCCAAGACTAAGACCAATAACAGTGAGAGGGAACTTCCCAACAAATTTTGTTTCGTATTTTACGATGGACTCACTGCGACGTTGGTTGTGATTGACTTCAAACATCCAAATTCATCATGTTAGTTTGGTTATGGGCTTGAAAATGATTGCATTAATGGGTTATGGGCCTACCCAGTATTCACATGTTCGTCACGGTTGGGAAAAATATTACGTCACCAAAATACAATGGAGACTAAAATGGGAAGGGTATAAAATGGTTGGGAATTCTCACAAGAGTATTCtgaataataatactttatcaACAGGTTAGTTTGTAATGATTTTGTCAAGTGGACTCAAACTAACATTTGGTAAtctagtatttattatttaatagtgTTATTATAGGATCGAAATATATCCTAGATAATGTCATACGAGTAagcatttttctttaatttgagaTGTTTCTCAAATACTATGGTAATCTCACTTGTACAAGGTAAAGATGTCTCCAACACAGGGATGGTGTCTACAAAGGTAATACAACCATTAGTATAGAAAAGACTTTAAACGTAtgttattttgaacttttaatgTCTGTTCTTTGTTTGACGTTTATACGGGTGACATTAATGAGACGTCGGATCCTTTAGGTCAGACAtctctatagacgtcggacctatataggtcagacgtctatatagacttTCGATCCATACAAGTCAGACGTCTTTGAGGTTGCTCCTGACTAATGGTAATTCGagtttacaaatttatattttagttgaagagaatgtattgtatatttttttttattgtatggtTTTAAAAACATAGTAGAGGGAATTGGAGACTGCAAAACACAAGAAATCACCGCCAAAGAACGCTACCCAAGCACACGCGAAtaactgcaccaaaacccaacgaaaacgcattttaatcagttcaaatgaaagataatgcataAAAGAGTGATGTAGTCGgagtaaaactaattaaaaCGGTGCAAAAGCGAGAAAACGAACTTGAATAGCGTAACCCGTAGAGAGAAAACGCGATGAAtaactgatgggtgtcgcagcccatacaaatttgattgtatacgagaaatgcagtatagactaggaagtgactcctaggtcgtctctcaaggaccaaactgtagttcgagaatcaggtcaaacacgaagtgggggtggggggttgtgaaaggttcttgcaaggaaaattaaattaaaataaaactggaaattaagtACAACCAgacataaatgaaaatattaaaataactgaacaaagcatgaagaccgaatggtcctacagatgaccgaacggttctacattgagaccgaaTGATCTCTAAGGCAAGTGAGGAAATTTGAAATgtaggaaaataaagaaactggACAGAATAAACATCATAGTGAACT
This window encodes:
- the LOC106780215 gene encoding endoplasmic reticulum metallopeptidase 1 isoform X2 encodes the protein MAFGSSEDVSAIKLLLLLAVMYGLVSALTYSVVHLKFVNPLGNDAPLDRFSEGRTIQHVRMLSQEIDGRQEGRPGLKKAAEYIKGQLEVLKERASSNVRIEIEETTVSGSFNMLFLGHNIALGYRNHTNIIMRISSMVSKETDPSVLVNGHFDSPLGSPGAGDCGSCVASMLEIARLIVDSGWVPHRPVIFLFNGAEELFMLGSHGFMKTHKWRDTIGAFINVEASGTGGPDLVCQSGPSSWPSNVYAEAAIYPMANSAAEDVFPVIPGDTDYRIFSQDYGNIPGLDIIFLLGGYFYHTSSDTVERLMPGSIQARGENLFSIIKTFTNSSKLQNTYQTNYSEVTASTFNDERAVFFDYFSLFMIFYSRRVAKILHSIPIFFLVFPFTIGRSHSWSAALCDFIKGIFIHTVGIILAVVVPVVFSILRLLLSSQTMNWFANPYLAFLMFVPCALTGLLIPRIIWRRFPLSQDVSIVKTSEEALSDEASFWGGFGFYAILTMAYLVAGLSGGFVTFFVCASMLPAWIFFCLSVKFFGQRSTMFYILPLVPCLAYSVYFGGFLVQFLIEKMGMMGSLPLPYGHYVPDIIVAAVIGIVTGWCTGPLMPICGHWLARSSILQFLLHLSVFGLALSSQFFPYTTSAPKRIVFQHTFHTAGSSQILESTYDFSVTDSNSLLFLFKHSPEVAKELNVTSEFSFESASFSKRNDWMAIFPVSFLFSNSLKFPAQKDDILKQYEYFPELSIQNPSLNSVKGPRRVHLELSLGSLQEVWVAVLNITGPLSSWSFADNLLPGTEIFGGGPQSYICRLSGPSDGNWTFWLEANSSEALRVDVAVLDQKLVDPMKRLKDLFPDWVDVTAYSSFMSSYIL
- the LOC106780215 gene encoding endoplasmic reticulum metallopeptidase 1 isoform X1, which codes for MAFGSSEDVSAIKLLLLLAVMYGLVSALTYSVVHLKFVNPLGNDAPLDRFSEGRTIQHVRMLSQEIDGRQEGRPGLKKAAEYIKGQLEVLKERASSNVRIEIEETTVSGSFNMLFLGHNIALGYRNHTNIIMRISSMVSKETDPSVLVNGHFDSPLGSPGAGDCGSCVASMLEIARLIVDSGWVPHRPVIFLFNGAEELFMLGSHGFMKTHKWRDTIGAFINVEASGTGGPDLVCQSGPSSWPSNVYAEAAIYPMANSAAEDVFPVIPGDTDYRIFSQDYGNIPGLDIIFLLGGYFYHTSSDTVERLMPGSIQARGENLFSIIKTFTNSSKLQNTYQTNYSEVTASTFNDERAVFFDYFSLFMIFYSRRVAKILHSIPIFFLVFPFTIGRSHSWSAALCDFIKGIFIHTVGIILAVVVPVVFSILRLLLSSQTMNWFANPYLAFLMFVPCALTGLLIPRIIWRRFPLSQDVSIVKTSEEALSDEASFWGGFGFYAILTMAYLVAGLSGGFVTFFVCASMLPAWIFFCLSVKFFGQRSLRSTMFYILPLVPCLAYSVYFGGFLVQFLIEKMGMMGSLPLPYGHYVPDIIVAAVIGIVTGWCTGPLMPICGHWLARSSILQFLLHLSVFGLALSSQFFPYTTSAPKRIVFQHTFHTAGSSQILESTYDFSVTDSNSLLFLFKHSPEVAKELNVTSEFSFESASFSKRNDWMAIFPVSFLFSNSLKFPAQKDDILKQYEYFPELSIQNPSLNSVKGPRRVHLELSLGSLQEVWVAVLNITGPLSSWSFADNLLPGTEIFGGGPQSYICRLSGPSDGNWTFWLEANSSEALRVDVAVLDQKLVDPMKRLKDLFPDWVDVTAYSSFMSSYIL